From a region of the Thermomonas sp. HDW16 genome:
- a CDS encoding DNA cytosine methyltransferase gives MKSIPDILSAKQASEIIGISEQRVRTLLRSGAIEGNQLGKQWITSRAAVNQYLNQGAKPEPPDRKRKQGPLPKLKALSFFSGAMGLDQGLEKAGIELLLACEFDKACRRTITANRPDIALLGDIWKYDAEQIRDAAGLGARDEIDVMVGGPPCQAFSTAGARRGFHDERGNAFLRYIQLILELRPRFAVIENVRGLLSAPMAHTPHSDRGPKWQPAPEEHAGGALLHVLKLLRAGGYGVSFNLYNAANFGVPQARERVILICSRDGKKLPHLTPTHSQDGSFDLPRWRNLKDALKGIDPKTGDHGEFPEERLRFYRMLGPGQYWKHLPKELHREALGGSLDAGGGKTGFFRRLAWDKPACTLVTSPTMPATDICHPTENRPLSVQEYARIQQFPDDWIVCGSTTDRYKQIGNAVPVGLGEAVGKAILQHIEGIDQLPPNGFPFSRYKYTDEIEWEARMSPPRNQTAKTKKKSLAIDLQSELWESA, from the coding sequence ATGAAATCCATACCAGACATTCTCTCTGCCAAACAAGCATCTGAAATCATTGGAATTTCCGAGCAGAGAGTCCGGACACTCCTTCGTTCTGGAGCCATTGAAGGCAACCAACTCGGGAAGCAATGGATCACCTCCCGCGCAGCGGTAAATCAGTACCTGAATCAGGGTGCTAAGCCTGAACCACCGGATCGAAAGCGCAAGCAAGGCCCCCTGCCGAAATTGAAAGCACTTTCCTTCTTTTCTGGCGCAATGGGTCTAGATCAGGGTCTTGAGAAAGCAGGGATCGAACTACTTCTTGCCTGTGAGTTTGATAAAGCCTGCCGTCGAACCATCACGGCAAATCGACCAGACATTGCATTGCTAGGTGACATCTGGAAATACGACGCTGAACAGATTCGTGATGCAGCCGGTTTAGGAGCGCGCGATGAGATCGATGTGATGGTCGGAGGGCCGCCATGCCAAGCCTTCTCGACGGCAGGTGCTCGTCGTGGGTTCCATGACGAACGAGGTAATGCATTTCTGCGCTACATCCAATTGATTCTTGAACTACGTCCTCGATTCGCCGTTATTGAAAATGTCCGGGGCCTTCTATCGGCACCGATGGCCCACACTCCACATTCCGATCGTGGGCCCAAGTGGCAACCTGCACCGGAAGAGCATGCCGGCGGTGCATTGCTGCACGTCCTAAAACTACTTCGCGCTGGCGGTTACGGCGTTTCGTTTAATCTCTATAACGCAGCCAATTTTGGAGTTCCTCAAGCTCGCGAACGCGTAATTCTCATCTGCTCACGTGATGGCAAGAAGCTCCCGCACCTGACACCAACGCATTCCCAAGATGGTTCGTTTGACCTACCCCGCTGGCGCAACTTGAAAGATGCATTGAAAGGGATTGATCCTAAGACTGGGGATCATGGCGAGTTCCCTGAAGAACGCCTTCGCTTCTACCGCATGCTTGGCCCTGGTCAGTACTGGAAACACCTTCCCAAGGAATTGCACCGGGAAGCACTAGGCGGATCGCTGGATGCCGGTGGAGGTAAAACTGGCTTTTTCCGCCGCCTCGCGTGGGATAAGCCGGCATGCACGCTAGTTACTTCTCCCACGATGCCGGCAACTGACATTTGTCATCCAACCGAGAATCGCCCGCTATCTGTTCAGGAATACGCACGAATCCAGCAGTTTCCGGACGATTGGATCGTCTGCGGGTCAACCACCGATCGATACAAGCAGATTGGCAATGCCGTTCCTGTCGGCCTAGGTGAAGCCGTAGGCAAAGCGATTCTTCAACATATTGAGGGTATCGACCAGCTGCCGCCTAATGGCTTCCCATTCAGTCGGTACAAATACACCGACGAAATCGAATGGGAAGCACGTATGTCGCCGCCTAGAAATCAGACCGCCAAGACGAAGAAGAAATCGTTGGCAATAGACCTGCAATCTGAGCTGTGGGAATCCGCCTGA
- a CDS encoding serine hydrolase domain-containing protein encodes MHRFILSLALLCFAGIASANEPIARVRVAFDRDGITSTRTEGYADPATKRAISIDDPVRIASISKLVLSIGVMRLVEQGKLDLDADVSEALGWKLRNPAFPKQRITLRLLLSHTSSLTDGAGYWQVPLDGEFKKLLDDPKAWDPAHAPGTYWRYANVGFPLIGAVMERSTGERFDLLMQRLVLKPLGLHACYNWPSCDAATAARAVVLYREGKPIVDDNQGKKPDCGITKASDGSCDLSTWRAGAATNVFGPQGGLRISAANLSKIGRLLLGDGEVDGVRLLKPESVRTMIGPEWSYKNGNGLTLEEDDPIRTQGGFTCRYGLAVHTLATGLPDCGDDAFGDGVQRIGHSGNAYGVLAGLWVDRKAGTGVVYFSTGNDKPEAGERSAFSRVEEMSAVGW; translated from the coding sequence ATGCATCGATTCATCCTGTCGCTCGCCTTGCTGTGCTTCGCCGGGATCGCCAGCGCGAATGAACCCATCGCCCGCGTGCGCGTCGCCTTCGATCGCGACGGCATCACCAGCACGCGCACCGAAGGCTATGCGGATCCGGCGACCAAGCGCGCGATCAGCATCGACGATCCGGTACGCATCGCCTCGATCAGCAAGCTGGTACTGTCGATCGGGGTGATGCGGCTGGTCGAGCAAGGCAAGCTCGATCTCGATGCCGATGTCTCCGAGGCCTTGGGCTGGAAGCTGCGCAATCCCGCCTTCCCGAAACAACGCATCACCCTGCGCCTGCTGCTCTCGCACACGTCCAGCCTGACCGATGGCGCCGGCTACTGGCAGGTGCCGCTGGATGGCGAATTCAAGAAGCTGCTCGACGATCCCAAGGCATGGGATCCCGCGCACGCACCCGGCACCTATTGGCGCTACGCGAACGTCGGCTTCCCGCTGATCGGCGCGGTGATGGAACGCAGCACCGGCGAGCGCTTCGATCTGCTGATGCAGCGACTGGTGCTGAAACCGCTCGGCCTGCACGCCTGCTACAACTGGCCCAGCTGCGATGCCGCCACCGCCGCGCGCGCCGTGGTGCTGTACCGCGAAGGCAAGCCCATCGTGGACGACAACCAGGGCAAGAAACCCGACTGCGGCATCACCAAGGCCAGCGACGGCAGCTGTGATCTGTCGACATGGCGCGCCGGTGCCGCGACCAATGTGTTCGGCCCGCAAGGCGGCCTGCGCATCTCTGCCGCGAATCTGTCGAAGATCGGCCGCCTGTTGCTGGGCGATGGCGAGGTCGATGGCGTGCGCCTGCTCAAGCCCGAGTCCGTGCGCACGATGATCGGCCCCGAGTGGAGCTACAAGAACGGCAACGGCCTGACCCTTGAGGAAGACGACCCCATCCGCACCCAAGGCGGCTTCACCTGCCGCTACGGCCTGGCCGTGCACACCCTCGCCACCGGCCTGCCCGACTGCGGCGACGATGCCTTCGGCGACGGCGTGCAACGCATCGGCCACAGCGGCAATGCGTATGGCGTGCTGGCGGGCTTGTGGGTGGATCGCAAGGCGGGGACGGGGGTGGTGTATTTCAGCACCGGCAACGACAAGCCGGAGGCGGGGGAGCGTTCGGCGTTTAGTCGGGTTGAGGAGATGAGCGCGGTGGGCTGGTGA
- a CDS encoding DNA-3-methyladenine glycosylase I: MPNAASGLQRCFWVDGSEIYDAYHDHEWGRPVTDDIRLFEKISLEGFQAGLSWITILKKRENFRAGFDGFDFHKVAKYTERDVERLLADAGIIRHRGKIEAAINNAGRAIELQHEFGTLARYFWQFEVDTSKRPKKLTREVLRTFTTAPEAIALSKDLKKRGWKFVGPTTMYAFMQAMGLVNDHQHDCFMRGQIDALRRDRPDP, from the coding sequence ATGCCGAACGCTGCCTCGGGGTTGCAACGCTGCTTCTGGGTCGATGGTTCCGAGATCTACGACGCCTACCACGACCACGAATGGGGCCGCCCGGTCACCGACGACATCCGCCTGTTCGAAAAGATCAGCCTGGAAGGCTTCCAGGCCGGGCTGAGCTGGATCACCATCCTCAAGAAGCGCGAGAACTTCCGCGCCGGCTTCGACGGTTTCGATTTCCACAAGGTGGCGAAGTACACCGAACGCGACGTCGAACGCCTGCTGGCCGATGCCGGCATCATCCGCCATCGCGGCAAGATCGAAGCGGCGATCAACAACGCCGGCCGTGCGATCGAACTGCAGCACGAGTTCGGCACGCTGGCGCGCTACTTCTGGCAGTTCGAAGTGGACACCAGCAAGCGGCCAAAAAAACTCACGCGCGAGGTGTTGCGCACCTTCACCACCGCGCCGGAAGCCATCGCGCTGTCGAAGGACCTGAAGAAGCGCGGCTGGAAGTTCGTCGGCCCCACCACGATGTACGCCTTCATGCAGGCGATGGGCCTGGTCAACGACCACCAGCACGATTGCTTCATGCGCGGTCAGATCGACGCCCTGCGCCGGGATCGGCCTGATCCCTGA